GAAAGATGTCATGGACCTTTACTGGTGAATATCTTTAGTCAATGAGGCATTTTCAGAGTTTTGGTTTAATCATTAAGGATGGGTGGTGTATCACACTAAGTATATCATGATATTTTTGGAGATAATATAAACAACTGTATGAAAATAGTACTCTTCATCAGTTTTCTCAGCCACAAGTCACATCAGCTTACACTCTTAAGAGCCATGTAaccaaacaaaaaagtaaaactcCTGACCATCAGCAGCAATGAACTCTACTTCCTTGTCTACAGTTTAAATCCCACATTCAGTCATGTTTGTTCTCATACAACATGTGAGCTGCTCATCTTGCAGCACATATACATTTCATCATCTATATTGCTAGTATCATGATATGACAAATTTATATCATGGAGAGGAATTCTACCCATATATCGATAATGATACAATATGGCCCATGCCTATTTATCATTCAACGGACTGAAATGGTTTGAGTGATGACTGAACGTTCTGAAGGGAAGTCCCTTTTCAGTTGTAAACTTAAACTGAACCTCTGCATCTTTTTCTGTAACCACATGCAATAACTACAAATGAATACTTGACAACCTAAACAATATTAATCTCTCATTGTATGGTACAGCTCCATGATGTGACACAATGACTAAAGGCAGACCATTATAATTGTGCAATAATTGCAACATTTGAGGAGTTGATTGCCCCACTCTATGACATGCAACATGAAACAGCATCCTTTTTggttgcagtaaagctaattacACACTGCTCACAAATCAAATTTAGTTTAATCTGCTTTCAGATGCCATGGTTCTTTTTTCTTAGCACACTTTCTTTCATCGCTTCACGTTCATTGCATTGATTGGTGTAAACTGCATTCTGCGTCCTTAGCTCCATCAAGAGTGCCTAGATGACTGTTCAATTGTATGTAAAGTTACAAGACAAAATTGTGAGACATTTCAATATTCAACTTTATGAGACGACACAGCAATTGCTATTCATGATCACACACATCAACTTCCTTCCCTTAAGACATTGTGATAAGGACTTCTCCATGTTATACATGTCATGTTTAATCTGGCATGTTAGGCATCACCTTTCCCTGCCTAAGAACTGAGTTTCAAAAGTTACTTGAAAGTTTAAATAAAGATTAGAGGCAGCTAATTGCACCAAAGGCAGTCTCAGCAGTATGCATTTCACAGTTGAAACACAGGAGTCCCTGAGGCCAGATTTCTGACAGTGCTGTGAGAGTTGTTGCCCGGCCTTCTCCCCCTCCCCAAGCCAGGAGCTCCCCAACAGATGCTTTATAGCCCCAAAGCACCCTATTAATAAAGTGGCTGCCATTTGCTCAAGCCTGGCCCTTTGGTGAAGACATTTCCATCGAATAATTTGAAGTATAAAAGGTATGGATGGATAGGCTTTTCACCATGCCTTAATACTGATCTCATTATCCTACTGCAGATTGGTCATTTTTTGCCCATGTGCCAAACCAGCAACAACATGGCCACACTGACACCTGTCAGATCGACCACCTGTGGCTGTTTGTCATCACGGACAGATCTGAACTTTGGTGGCAGGATTATGACAGGTTAGCACAGGGTAGGCTCAGCATATGATTTTAGACGCCGTCCTAGACTTACTACCTTTCCACCTTCCACGTCTAGCGACTTTTACCATGCAACTCAGCTACCCACCAATACGTGTTAATCGGGACGAACAGGGAGAGGTAACCTAACTAATTTCCCTGTGACTTCATCAGGTCTAGCCTAATATTTTATGTTGGCTGGAAATAATAATGGTCTCAAGTGACAACGGTCATTTAATCATGACAATGATCATCTTGTTCTTGTGTCTCTCTTAAGTGTTGCTTGCGCTTACCTCTCTCGCGATTACATTCAGAGCGTCATCTTCTGCTGTCAATCGTTCTTTGTTAGGAATTCTTTTCCGTCCTGGTCCTTGTGTCCCCATGGTTGTTTATTCCTTTTTGGTTCTTCTACTCCAATGTAATAAATAACAATATCCTGTTTCACTTCGTCGTCCTGCACGTTTCATATATTCCTCTAATAGACGAGGTCAGCATAAAATAAAAGGACGCATTTTCCAGGTTCTAAAAACAATCGTGTAGTCTATACCCAGTGGCTCGGTAATACAAATCGCCAGCAACTATTCTGTGAAGCATGAATGGATGAGCATTGTGGTACATCCGTCTTAACTTCTCCCCCTTGATTCTTTTTCAGTCACTGAAAATGTCAACGTAATCTTAGAAGATCTAGTAAATTCTCCACAAGTTTTGACGTGCGCACGTGTCGCTTTCCTTGTGGAAATAGGCTACTCTCTAAATCTCCGTCCACCAATGGCTCTTTATAGTCCAAGTTTAGACTAAagtttttgcatttacttttcCGGTTAAAGACTACTTCGTTTCCCACTCCCAATAGatattgtagcctactcagTGAATAAACTAATATAAACGGAAAGTATTTGTAAACAAGAAGatataataaaacaaaacaaaaaaatcgtTAATTTTCCTCCTCGTTTTAGCCTACTTGTAcaggcagcactgaactgtcaAAGTTAGACATGACAAACTGTGGTCCTAGCCCGTATAGATCCTAGAATTAAATGAATACACGTTCCGGGGTACCGCTTTCAGTTTGCGACCGCGCAGCTGAAGGGGCAGGCTATcgcactctctcacaccctccATGCTATTTTTAATGATGAGAGACAAGCGCTAAAAACAGAACCCTTGTCTTGTAGTCTAGTTCTTAAAGGCACACTCGATTCGGACCCCCGTCTatcataggctaggctactctaGACCAACATGTCTTAATTTGATTACATAACTTGAAGGCCTATTCTAACAGGTTATGCGTCCCCGCGGGACCTCTTAATGAAGTTTACCCAGCCCAAACAATATTGGTGTTCATTACATGTCTTTGAAAAAAAGTAGCTTATGCACGTTATTTGAGCAACAGGTATGCCTGTGCCTAGCTTACAAATACGTTGAGATCTATGGTAGCCTACTATGGACACTCATTATCGTCACTTGCATGGTGTCTGGCGACCTCTATTGGGTAAGTTCTCGGTAATCGGCTTCTACTTGGCTTCTTGAGTAAGGATGTGTGTGGTCTATATTGCACACTAATGCACAGATCAAAAGGGTCATATCATATAACAGATAAAGTGCAATATATGTGAAAACACACAGCTGTTCTCTTGCTGTAGCCTCTTTTGAAGGTGAGGCTAACATGAAAACACTTATTAGGCTATGACACGTGTCCCGAAGTGACAAATTGCTTTCAGCTGCTAGTTTAAACAGGTGTCTTCTTTGATTGGAGGCCATTAATCGAGATGCGCcggtgaaactgattggttaaTAGCTGTAAGACTTTAAAAGATGGCTACGCTTGGTTTTCGTCAGTAGCCTATCGGTGTTCTGTCTCGCCTGAACAATATTGCTGCAAAATGGGTAACTGAAACAGTTTAGAAAAATATTTTgagttgtattgtgtgtgtgtgtgtgtgtgtgtgtgtgtgtgtgtgtgtgtgtgtgtgtgtgtgtgtgtgtgtgtgtgtgtgtgtgtgtgtgtgtgtgtgtgtgtgtgtgtgtgtgtgtgtgtgtgtgtgtgtgtgtgtgtgtgtgtgagagagagagagacttggttGTTCCGAGTGTTTAAATGTAAGATCTGTGAGACTTGGTATGTCATTTTTGACTTTCGCCCGCTTGCCTCATTTTTCTATGTGAACTCCAGGTAAGAACGTTTTGATTGTTTATGCTCACCAAAGCACTGGATCCTTCAATGCTGCTGCCAAGGATGCAGCAGTGGAACTACTAACTGCACAGGACTGCAATGTGGTTGTGTCTGACTTGTATGCTATGAAGTTTAAAGCTCCTACTACTCAGGATGACATCACTGGTGAGTTTACTCATTTTTGCCTCAAAGAATGGCATTAAATGCTTCCTAATGAAGGGCTATATGGTGCCCGTGGGACTCCTCTTAGCCtgaatttttatttatttattaattatttcCCCCCTCCACCTGTTTCTTGTAGGTCAGTTGAAGAGTTCTGAGCACTTCCGATATGGAGAAGAGACCATGCTAGCATGGCAGGAGAATCGACTTAGTGCTGATATTATTGAAGAGCATAAGAAAGTGACTGACTCTGATCTCATAATTTTCCAGGTATCTTAGAATTCTGCTCCATTTTCCAATTTCCATCAAACAAGGCAACAAGTACCAGACACTTGTAACCATTGTCATGTTAATGATTTCCTTGTAAGGAATTGTAGTTAAGGATATTGGGTCATGACCTCTGTTTTTGTAGTTCCCCATGTACTGGTTTTCTATGCCAGCCATCATGAAGGGATGGATTGATCGTGTTTTCACACAAGGTTTTGCCTTCACATCTGAGAAGCGGTATAGTCAAGGCATTTTCAAGGTCTGCATTTCCCCCTCTACAATGTTTTCTATTGCATATTGCCATTTAGTACCCTCTTGGGGCTTTCTGCTTATAGTTTGCTATAACTGGTGTCACCCAACGCAAGAGTGTCATGACCGCTTTATGTCTCCTCTTAGGGCAAGCGAGCCATGCTGTCTTTCACCACTGGCTCCCATGAGTCCATGTTTAGCTCCAACGGCATCAATGGAGACATGAACGTCACACTGTGGCCCATACAGGTACAGTATACCTGTGTTCCTGACCGCCAGTCCATCAAACCTGTAACTAGTCATTAGGATGTGGTGTTTTATTCACATGGTGGCCATTGTTTATACCAAaatgaggctacagggtacatttactatataattaatgccacctactggcaaatgcatagaacacaacaatcttatggtttgtgtaccctgtagccttgtTATGGCCGCTGCATTAAGGCAAATTGTACACCATGACCTGTTCTACTTCTAAgtcttctctctccctatcttttTGCAGAATGGCATTCTCTACTACTGTGGCTTCAGCGTCCTTGCTCCACAGATCTTCTGGGCTCCACCACACATCCCGTCGGAGGCCCGCAGCACCATGCTGGAGAACTGGCGGCAGCGTCTCCAGGGCCTCATGACCGAGTCTCCACTAACCTTCGCCCCCTCTGACAGCTTTGACACCGGCAGCGGCTTCCAGCTGAAGACCGAGGTGAAGGAGCAGCAGGCTGAAGCTCAGTTTGGCCTAACCGTGGGCCACCATCTAGGCAAGCCGATCCCGCCCAACAATCAGATCAGAGCTGGTGTTTGAAGTCTTGTCTTGGCCTGTCGTGAGGCTGTTGCCTCTGTCttcaataaaaaatgtgttattGGATTGATTTAGTGTGTCTTTGTTTTCATGTCTGAAGGAGCTAAATTCATAATTGCAGGCATGCAATATGTGACCTGATTTGTACAAATTGGTTTAGAACCAGATTGCAGTCCTAAAACTACACTGCATTTGTAAGGTAATTTTAAAAACCCACATCAGCTACTCTTGCTGAGCAAATGCTCCGCCTCCGACCATACTTTCTTACTTATTAAGGGAACAGTTTGGTTGTTTGACGCCTCAAAGCGTTCATAGCTACGTTCATAAGTACAgactcagaagtgtgtgtgtgaattggctGATGACGGCAGCTTTTTGTCATTTAGAACCCAGTTCATGTTAAGCTTTCGGTGTGCCATAACTGCCTCTGCTAATTTCTTGGTTGGTTGCAGATTTTGCTAATACTTGTTTTAAGCCATTAACTACCAAAAAACTCTTATGTTGATTTATGAGCCCCCTAACATCCATTTTGCACTTCTAGTTGGAATATTTATGGCTAATGTTACAACTGTGTTTATATTCTCAAGTTTTCATAAACCCAAGTTTATACAGACTGCAAACAAAAGGAAAATATTCAAGGGAAAATGTATTTAGGTAAGATGTCAAGGAAGAGCAGGGGAATTCCAGTGTTTAAGGTTCTATCAACAAAAGGACTTGTACTTCCCAGGGTGGAAAGTCTGGTGTGAGGGACAGTAAGTAGGTTATGGAAAGGTGCAAGATgggcaggcttgtgcaaaattccagaattgaattgaaactggcttttaaattccaattcaattcttgaatgtcacttgcatttcaattgaggtagcagaCAGGAAGAAGAAatgcaatttgaattgtgcacaaccctgaagATAAGGAGAGTAAACCACCAGGAGTGGGAGAGCAAAGTTATATACAGTGCTTTGGAGGTGAGAAGCAGGATTTTGAACTTAATACATGAGACAGGGCCGTAACCAGTGTAGCTCAGAAGGATGGAGGGTGATGTGAGCAGAATGGATAGTACTCTGAATATGAACTTTCTCTGTTGTAGGTTGAACACTCCTATCACATATTTGTTCCaactagtataagtatactctttcgatcccgtgagggaaatttggtctctgcatttatcccaatccgtgaattagtgaaacacacacagcacacagtgtacacacaggtgaagcacacactaatcccggcgcagtgagctgcctgcatcaacagcggcgctcggggagcagtgaggggttaggtgccttgctcaagggcacttcagccgtgcctactggtcggggttcgaaccagcgaccctccggttacaggtccgaagtgctaaccagtaggccacggctgcccaaactAAACCAGCTGATACTAATTAGCACTAGTCTGTCGTCAGTAAATCTggttattcatgggtttcatcaggtccctttccacaggtgtattaatcaagcaccatgcagtctgcattgataattaaggtgcttgattttatacacctgtggaaagggacctgatgaaacccatgaatggaTACCAATTGATATCACTAATTCTTGATATTGTGCACAGGTGGAAGGAATACATGGCAAGAAGGTTTGTCCACCTGCTCATTCAACGTTTAAAGGGAGGGGTCGTAAATGGAGAACTCATGACATCACCCCTTTTTAAGACCATcccaaaataaataaagaaaaaaaaattgagcAAAAAATTAGGATGTTCATCTAACTCCACAATTTAGTTCACACAGTTCAGtcttcacattttttttttttcagcaataGTAGCCTGGTGTTCCTAAGGCGTTCCCAAGCAATAGCCTACTTGACAAAATGATGCTGCATCCATAGCTTTAAATCTGAGATACAATCCATTAAGGAACTGGAGGGGAATCTGTGGAGGAGGATATAATTCAGCATAATCAGACTGCACTGCAGTGAAAGTTCTGTTTTATATAGAACATGCAGTGTTTAAACAAATGTAATGTATCCAACATAGGTTTTTTGTACTCAATGGGGgcctaagtctctctctctctatctatctatctatctatctatctatctatctatctatctatctatctatctatctctctctctctctctctctctctctctctctctctctctctctctctctctctctctctctctctctctctctgtgtctgtgtctgtgtggctaAAATACACCCAAAGTATGTTCTTAAGCCTTTTCAattcattgtaggcctaatcgTCGTTTTGTCTCAatacttacagttttccacaaggGGGTGCCACTCTCCTTACACACTTGAGAGATTAATTTGAGCAATGAGCGGTAAAcacatagcctagaaatctagacgcaccctagcggcaggcTAGTAAACACTAGACTGTGCATGAAACCACCGTTTTGCAGCCGGCGTTTATCGTTAATTTTTGGCAACCGACTTAACGAGCTGGATGAGAAATGCTACATAGGAATTATGGGACAGGAAGAGGATTGATGAGTTTTTCACAGGATTCTATCGTGTGCCTCATTTGTGACAGGGTTAACGGCGGGGCAGTCGCTTAAAATTATGAACCCCAGCAGGAGACGTCGAGGCCACGCTGACTGGCCCCAGTTCATGTGGTTCTgtctcacttattttaatgacGGCAGAAACATCTCAGAAATGAGACGGCAACGCCAGGCAACAGGCAACCTCCTTCTCTTTTGGAAACTGATGTTAAAACTTTCTTCATATTTAATGTCTTCTACACATGTGGGTGTGCACAAGGAATGCATGCGAGTGTGAAGCTGACAGTCTTGAGTGCAAATGATAGTAGGCTAAGTGAGTGTTTAATAAATTTGAAACAAAAGCCAGTGGTAGATGATCTGGCTCAGTTGCTTTTGTATGGGTTCTAGGCCTAACTGATAGAATAACCATTCTACTAACCATGTGTCTCAGTTACACCATCTGTGAAAGTCTTCTGTGTTTACATTAGAGTGATGCATTTATCCTGGACGGCATTTTATCACATCATAATGAAGCCCTTCTGCTGATGAATTCAGTATTGTCTTCTTATAGCTCATGTCACGTGACCTCCTACCACAAACATCCTCTGGTGCGTCTCTCTTCAAAGGCATTCCAGGCTGCTGTCTGAGCTGCACTCGGCAGAGCAGCGATTAGAGCCGGCGTGCTGCTGCCCATGCTTTATAGACTCCATTTCCTCGCGTCAAACACCCTGAAGCGGAGGAGCGCGCCGCGGGACAAATGACACTCAGCTCAGGGCCCACAAATCTCCCTTGCTCGGCAGCCACGCATGAAGCAGCACCGACACACAGCGCTCACAAGGCTCTCCTGTGTGCGATCGAGAGGGCGTCGGGGCCCGAGAGCCGCC
The sequence above is a segment of the Alosa sapidissima isolate fAloSap1 chromosome 2, fAloSap1.pri, whole genome shotgun sequence genome. Coding sequences within it:
- the LOC121694264 gene encoding NAD(P)H dehydrogenase [quinone] 1-like: MGKNVLIVYAHQSTGSFNAAAKDAAVELLTAQDCNVVVSDLYAMKFKAPTTQDDITGQLKSSEHFRYGEETMLAWQENRLSADIIEEHKKVTDSDLIIFQFPMYWFSMPAIMKGWIDRVFTQGFAFTSEKRYSQGIFKGKRAMLSFTTGSHESMFSSNGINGDMNVTLWPIQNGILYYCGFSVLAPQIFWAPPHIPSEARSTMLENWRQRLQGLMTESPLTFAPSDSFDTGSGFQLKTEVKEQQAEAQFGLTVGHHLGKPIPPNNQIRAGV